A part of Hippopotamus amphibius kiboko isolate mHipAmp2 chromosome 16, mHipAmp2.hap2, whole genome shotgun sequence genomic DNA contains:
- the SYT3 gene encoding synaptotagmin-3 — protein sequence MSGDYEDDLCRRALILVSDLCARVRDADTSDRCQEFNDLRIRGYPRGPDADISVSLLSVIVTFCGIVLLGVSLFVSWKLCWVPWRDKGGSAVGGGPLRKDLGPGVGLAGLVGGGGHHLGAGLGGHPLLGGPHHHAHTAHHPPFAELLEPGSLGGSEPPEPSYLDMDSYPEVAAAAVAAGVKPSQTSPELPSESGAGSGLLLLPPSGGGLPSAQSHQQVTSLAPTTRYPALPRPLTQQTLTPQPDPGSEERPPALPLPLPGGEEKAKLIGQIKPELYQGTGPGGRRGGGAPGSGEAVAGAPCGRISFALRYLYGSDQLVVRILQALDLPAKDSNGFSDPYVKIYLLPDRKKKFQTKVHRKTLNPVFNETFQFSVPLAELAQRKLHFSVYDFDRFSRHDLIGQVVLDNLLELAEQPPDRPLWRDIVEGGSEKADLGELNFSLCYLPTAGRLTVTVIKASNLKAMDLTGFSDPYVKASLISEGRRLKKRKTSIKKNTLNPTYNEALVFDVAPESVENVGLSIAVVDYDCIGHNEVIGVCRVGPDAADPHGREHWAEMLANPRKPVEHWHQLVEEKTLTSFTKGSKGLSEKENSE from the exons ATGTCAGGAGACTACGAGGATGACCTCTGCCGTCGGGCACTCATCCTGGTCTCGGACCTCTGTGCACGGGTCCGAGATGCCGACACCAGTGACAGGTGCCAAGAGTTCAACGACCTGCGAATCAGAGGCTATCCCCGGGGCCCAGATGCAG ACATCTCCGTGAGCCTGCTGTCGGTCATCGTGACGTTCTGTGGCATTGTCCTTCTGGGTGTCTCCCTCTTCGTGTCCTGGAAGCTGTGCTGGGTGCCCTGGAGGGACAAGGGAGGCTCAGCAGTGGGCGGTGGCCCCCTGCGCAAAGACCTAGGCCCTGGGGTCGGGCTGGCAGGCCTGGTAGGCGGCGGCGGGCACCACCTAGGGGCTGGCCTGGGTGGCCAtcccctgctggggggcccacaCCACCATGCCCACACTGCCCACCATCCACCCTTCGCTGAGCTGCTGGAGCCAGGCAGCCTAGGGGGGTCGGAACCCCCTGAGCCCTCCTACTTGGACATGGACTCGTATCCAGAGGTTGCCGCTGCTGCAGTAGCCGCTGGGGTCAAACCGAGCCAGACATCTCCTGAGCTGCCCTCTGAGAGCGGGGCAGGCTCTGGGCTGCTCCTGCTGCCCCCCAGTGGTGGGGGCTTGCCCAGTGCCCAGTCACACCAGCAGGTCACAAGCCTGGCACCCACCACCAG GTACCCAGCCCTGCCACGGCCCCTCACCCAGCAGACCCTGACGCCCCAGCCCGACCCGGGCAGTGAGGAGCGGCCGCCCGCCCTACCCTTACCCCTGCCAGGCGGTGAAGAAAAGGCCAAGCTCATTGGGCAGATCAAGCCGGAACTGTACCAGGGCACTGGACCCGGAGgccggcgggggggcggggccccGGGCTCTGGAGAGGCCGTTGCGGGGGCGCCCTGCGGCCGCATCAGCTTCGCCCTGCGGTACCTCTACGGCTCCGACCAGCTGGTGGTGCGGATCCTGCAGGCCTTGGACCTCCCGGCCAAAGACTCCAACGGCTTCTCAGACCCCTACGTCAAGATCTACCTGCTGCCTGACCGCAAGAAAAAGTTTCAGACCAAG GTGCACAGGAAGACCCTGAACCCCGTATTCAACGAGACGTTTCAGTTCTCGGTGCCCCTCGCTGAGCTGGCCCAGCGCAAACTGCACTTCAGCGTCTATGACTTTGACCGCTTCTCCCGGCACGACCTCATCGGCCAGGTGGTGCTGGACAACCTCCTGGAGCTGGCCGAGCAGCCCCCCGACCGCCCGCTGTGGAGGGACATCGTGGAGGGTGGCTCG GAAAAGGCAGATCTTGGGGAGCTCAATTTCTCACTCTGCTACCTCCCCACGGCCGGGCGCCTCACCGTGACCGTCATCAAAGCCTCTAACCTCAAAGCAATGGACCTCACCGGCTTCTCAG ACCCCTATGTGAAGGCCTCTTTGATCAGCGAGGGGCGGCGTCTGAAGAAGCGGAAAACCTCCATCAAGAAGAACACGCTGAACCCCACATACAACGAGGCGCTGGTGTTCGACGTGGCCCCCGAGAGCGTGGAGAACGTGGGGCTCAGCATCGCGGTGGTGGACTATGATTG CATCGGGCACAACGAGGTGATCGGCGTGTGCCGCGTGGGTCCCGACGCCGCCGACCCCCACGGCCGCGAGCACTGGGCCGAGATGCTGGCCAACCCGCGCAAGCCCGTGGAGCACTGGCATCAGCTGGTGGAG GAAAAGACTTTGACCAGCTTCACGAAAGGCAGCAAAGGATTATCAGAGAAAGAGAACTCAGAGTGA